From Candidatus Caccoplasma merdavium:
GGCCGAGTAGTCGGTCTGGGTGGCATGTTCGATGACACCGGTGTACCATATATGGGTACAGCCCAATCGGGCGATTTCGCGTAAGACTTTCGGGGTGATGTCGTTCAGTTTTCCGACACCGTTTTCTTTGAGGCTCCCGTTGGGTATGCATCTCTCTTGCGTGTTGCTGAAAAGACGCGGCAGGAGTTGGTAGATGATGATTTTTTCTTGTTTCATACGGGCGGGAAAGTTGGGTCAGAATATATAGTCGACGCAGGCGCGTGCCTCTTTGGCCTCTTTGATGATGGCTGCGGCCGCGAGGTGGGCGGGGTGGTTGGCGTAGTGGCGCAGGTCGTCGAACGTGTCGAATGTGGTGGTCAGGGCAATGTCGAACGACTCCTCGGGGTTGTCGTTCAGCCCCACTTCGATAGAACGCAGGCAATCGATTTTTCCCGACAAGGCTTCCAACGCTCTTTTGAAGTCTTGTTTCAGAACCTCTTTTTGGCTGGGCTCGATGTCGTTTTTCAATTTAAATAGGACGATATGTTTAATCATGATTCAAAATTTTGTAATTTCGCACATGGCTATCTATGCAAAAGTAATTGTTTTTTTTGAATTTTTCGCGAAAACATTCTAAATAAGAAAACCATGAACATCAAGAAAAAAATGTTGGCTGTGATGGCGGCACTCTCGGTCGGTGCGGCATCTTGGGCCCAAGAGCCGCTGCGGATTCCCGTGTGGCCGAACGGCCCGGCCGAAGACAATGGCATTACGGCCGAAGAGAAAATCACCAAGGAAGGCCGCGTGGTAAATTCCCGCACGGCCGAGCTTTTTGTCTATTTGCCTGCTCCTGAGAAAAATACCGGAGCCGCGGTAGTAATCTGTCCCGGCGGCGGATATGCCCGTCAGGCCATGCAGCACGAGGGAACGATGTTTGCCCAGATGCTCGTCGACAAAGGTGTTGCGGGCATCATTCTCAAATATCGCCTGCCCAACGGGCATCATGCCATACCCCTGGCCGATGCCCAGGAAGCCATGCGCGTGGTGCGCCGGCATGCCGATGAGTGGAAGATAAACCCGTCCAAAGTGGGAATTGCCGGTTTCTCGGCCGGCGGTCATGTGGCCTCGACGCTGGGTACCCACTGTGACTCGACATGCCGTCCCGATTTCATGCTCCTTTTCTATCCCGTAGTAACGATGGGAAAGCTCACGCACGCCGGTTCTCGCGACAATCTCCTGGGCGACCAGAAGAACGATGCCGCCCTTGTCGCCCGTTATTCCAACGAGCTGCAGGTTTCTGCCTCGACTCCGCCCGCGCTCTTCCTGTTGAGCGATGACGATAAGAGCGTGCCGCCGGCCAACAGCGTGCAGATGTATCTGCGCATGAAGGAGTTGGGTATTCCTTCGGCCATGTATATCTTTCCCGAAGGCGGGCATGGCTGGGGGTGTCGTCCAACCTTTGCCTACTATGAGCAGTGGACTCAGTTGATGTGGCGCTGGCTGAAAAATCGCCAATTTATCCCATGATTTTTGAATAAAAAGAAAAAATAAAGGCTTCGAGATGATAATTCATACGAAGAAATCGTTACCTTTGTTATCGTGTAATCTTTAAACTTTATGTTATGAAAAAGAAATTGATTGTGGCTTTGGCCGTGCTTGTAAGCGGGAGCTTGATGTTTTCTTCCTGCATCGGTTCATTCGGTCTGACCAATAAGGTCTTCTCCTGGAATAAAAGCGTGGGAGAAAAATGGGTCAATGAAATCGTGTTTGTCGCATTCTGTATTTTGCCCGTATATGAATTGACGGTTATTGCCGATGCTTTGGTTATCAACTCGATCGAATTCTGGTCGGGCTCGAATCCTTTGGCCGACAATGTGCGTCACATCGAAGGTGAAAACGGCGACTATCTTGTAGAGTCGAATGCAAATGGTTATGTGATTACCGATGAAGCTACCCAGGAAAAAATCGAACTCACTTACAACAGCGAAGAAGATTCGTGGGCAGTCAACGGCGTTACCTTCCTCACGTTTGTTGATGACAACTATGTAAACGTTTATGCCGGTGACGGTGAAATGATGCAAGTAGAGAAATCCGAGGCCGGTTTGATGGCCTACAAGGCCGTGGCCAACTCTTACATGGCTTGCAAATAAATCAATTAGAATAAGATTTTAGAAAGAGCGCCGGCACAACATGCCGGCGCTCTTTCTGTTCTGCATTTAAATTGTCCTTTCCCTGTGTGGCTTCGGGGTATAGCTCCGGGATACATGGAACATATACCCCGAGGAATTTCCCGATATGCAGGCGGGCCGCAAGTTTTTCGCACTTGCGGCCCGCTTTCGATGGGATAAGGGATAATCTTAGATAAGGTAGATGTTGTGTTTCATGCACTCGGCAATCTGTTCCTCGGGCCAGATGCTGGCCTGCACCTCGCCGATGTGTGCCTTTTGCAGCAGATACATGCACAATCGCGATTGGCCGATACCTCCGCCGATGGAGAGGGGCATGTCTCCGCGAATGAGCGCTTTGTGGAAATCGAGGTTCAGACGGTCGGTGCAACCGCATATTTCGAGTTGCTTGCGCAGGGCTTTTTCGTCGACGCGGATACCCATCGACGATATTTCGAACGGGCACTCCAAGACGCTGTTCCACAAGATGATGTCGCCGTTGAGGCCGTAATACCCGTCGGAGTTGCGAGTGGTCCAGTCGTCGTAGTCGGGGGCACGACCATCGTGAGGTTCGCCGTTGGAGAGTTTGCCGCCGATGCCGATGATGAAGATGGCTCCATATTTGCGGGCTGCTTCATATTCCCGGGCTTTGGGTGAAAGGCCGGGATACATTTGCAACAGTTCTTCGGAGTGGATAAAGACGATGTCTTCGGGGAGCATGGGGGTGATGTGCGGGTGTATCTCGTAGAGCTCGGCTTCGGTGTCTTTGAGAGCCTTGTAGATTTTGCGCACGGTGTTTTTGAGGTAGTCGAGATTGCGGTCGTCTTCGGTGATGCTTTTCTCCCAGTCCCACTGGTCGACGTAGAGCGAATGCAGGTTGTCGAGTTCTTCGTCGGAGCGAATGGCGTTCATGTCGGTATATAATCCATATCCCGGAGCGATGCGGTAGGCGCCGAGTTTCAGCCGTTTCCATTTGGCCAGGGAGTGCACCACTTCGGCTTGTCGGTCACCCATGCATTTTATGGGGAATTTTACGGCTCGTTCCACGCCGTTGAGGTCGTCGTTGATGCCGGTGCCCGAGAGCACGAACAGGGGGGCGGTAACACGACGAAGGTTAAGGTTCTTGGCTAATGCACGTTGGAAACTGTCTTTCAGCCCTTTGATGGCTTGCTCGGTTGTTTCGGGCAACAGTTTCGGCGTGTAGTGTTTGGGTATGATTAGAGACATAGGTATTGTGTAATTATTTGTATTTCTGTTTGTTTGTAATAACTGTGCGGTTTTTCTCTTGAAACGGCTGTAATCGCTTTTTGTTTATTTCTCGGCAAATATAGTTATTTTGTCAATAATAATAGCGATTTTTTAATCTTTTTGCTATCTTATTAAAAAGATTGATGAGATATTTGCTCGAAAAGACCTTTCGGGCCGCTCCGTTATTTTACATTTTCCTTTTTTTTTATACTTTTGTGCTTCGAAAAAATGATGCAGATATGCCGTTAAACATACCTTCGAAATTGCCGGCTGTCGAGATATTGAAGTCGGAAAATATTTTCGTGATGGATTCTTCCCGGGCTTCGACCCAGGACATACGTCCGTTGCGTATCATTATCCTCAATCTCATGCCGTTGAAGATAACGACCGAGACCGACCTTATCCGTCTTTTGTCGAACACGCCGTTGCAGCTCGAAATCGATTTCTTGAAAATCGCCGGACATGTTTCTAAAAATACGCCGGTCGAGCACATGATGGCATTCTACAAGGAGTTTTCCGAGGTGTGCCGGCAGCGTTACGACGGCATGATTATCACCGGGGCGCCGGTCGAGCACATGCCGTTCGAGGAGGTCTCTTATTGGGACGAGGTCTCTACCATATTCGACTGGGCCCGCACGCATGTGACCTCGACCATGTATATCTGTTGGGCGGCTCAGGCCGGGTTGTATCACCATTACGGCATACCCAAATATCCGCTCGACGAGAAACTCTTCGGGGTTTTCAGCCATTCGATTTCCCCGGCGGGGAAAAACTTGCCCTTGTTCCGAGGGTTCGATGATGAATTTTTTATTCCGCACAGCCGTCATACGGCCATTCATGCCGACGATGTGCGCCGTTGTCCGGAGTTGTCGATTATGGCCGAGGGCGAAATTTCGGGACCGGCGGTTGTCATAGCCCGCAATGGACGGGAGATTTTCCTGACCGGCCACTCCGAGTATGCTCCCGATACGCTCGGCAATGAATACCGCCGAGATTTGGACAAGGGGTTGCCCATAAAAATGCCGCAGAATTATTTCCGCGACAACGATCCCTCGCAAGCTCCGTTGGTACGCTGGCGGGCCCATGCCAATCTCCTTTTCTCGAATTGGCTTAACTATTACGTCTATCAGGAAACGCCTTATAATATCGAAGATATTAGATGATTCAACCCCGGAAAATCGAGTTGCTGGCACCGGCCCGGACGGCCGACATCGGCATCGAGGCCATACTCCACGGCGCCGACGCCGTCTACATCGGAGGTCCGAGTTTCGGAGCCCGGGCGGCTGCGGCCAACAGTGTCGGAGAGATTGCCCGGCTGGCCGATTTTGCCCATCGTTACGAGGCCCGGGTGTATGTCACGTTGAATACGCTGCTTTATGACGAGGAGCTCAAACCGGCTGAACGTCTTATCGGAGAACTTTATCGTGCCGGCATCGATGCTCTCCTTGTGCAGGATATGGCTGTTTTGCGTCTCGACATACCCCCCGTTGCCCTGCATGCCAGTACACAGACCGACAATCGCTCGGTCGAGAAAGTGCGCTTCCTCCATGACGTGGGATTTTCCCGTGTGGTGTTGGCGCGCGAGCTTTCGGGCAAGGAGATTTGCTCCATTGCCGATGCCGTTCCCGTGGAACTCGAAGTTTTTGTGCACGGCGCCCTGTGTGTCAGTTACAGCGGGCAGTGCTATCTGAGCCGCGCCCTTTCGGGTCGCAGCGCCAACCGGGGAGAGTGTGCCCAATGCTGCCGCCTGCCCTATACGCTGCTCGATGCCGACGGGCGGCCGCTCATACGCGACAAGCACCTGCTTTCGCTCAAAGACATGAACCGCTCCGACCGTTTGGAGGCATTGCTCGATGCCGGAGTCACCTCGCTGAAAATCGAAGGCCGTCTCAAAGACCTTTCTTATGTGAAAAACGTTACGGCCTGGTACCGTCAGCGCCTTGATGAGCTTTTTGCCCGCCGTCCCGAATATCGGGCTGCATCGGCGGGGCGGGTCGAGTGCTTTTTTGAACCCGACCCCCGAAAGAGCTTCAATCGCGGCTTTACCCGCTATTTTTTCGACGGCCCTTCCGAGAAGGGTTTGGGGTCGCCCGATACGCCCAAATCTCTGGGAGAACCCTTGGGACGGGTCTTGGCCGTGCGTGGCGCCTCTCTCTCGGTCGAGAAAGGTGCTCCCCTGCACAATGGCGATGGGCTCTGCTTTCTCAATGCCAAAGGCGTTTTCGAAGGGTTCCGGGTCAATCGGGTCGAGGGCACGACGCTCTATCCGCTCGAAAAACCTTCGCTCACACCCGGTACGATGCTTTATCGCAACTACGACCATCTCTTCGAACAGCTGTTGCAGAAGAAGAGCGCCCGGCGCCGCATTGCCGTCGACCTGCTGTTCTATGAGATTCCTCGCGGATTTGCGTTGAAGGTCACCGACGAGAGCGGCTGCTCGGCTGTCGTGGCTCGATGCTGGGAAAAAGAAGAGGCGCGCACCCCGCAGGACGATAACCAGAAAAAACAACTTTCGCGTTTGGGTGACACCCCGTTTGAGGCGCGTTCGGTTGCCATATCGATGCGGGGAAAGAGTTATTTTATTCCGTCGTCGCTGTTGGCCGATTTGCGACGCGAGGCGATAGACCGTCTCGTGCAGGTGCGTCAGATGGCATACCGTCGACCCCGTCGCCGGGGAGAGGCGGCGGTCGCTTATCCGGCCTCGTCGCTGAGCTACCTGGGCAATGTGTCCAATGCTTTGGCGCGGGCGTTCTATCACGCTCACGGCGTGGAAAACATAGAGCCGGCCTACGAGTGCTTGCCGGTGGAGGAGGGGGCGTTGATGTTTACCCGCTTCTGCATCAAAAGGCAATGGGGGAAATGCCCGCGCGAAAAGCGTTCCGCGCAAGACCGGGAGGGGTGGAAAGAACCTCTCTATCTGCAATATCGCGATACGCGGTTGCGCCTCGAATTTGATTGTGCCCGCTGTCAAATGCGCCTTTACCGGGTGACGCCGTCCCGAGGGTGATGGTGAAGATTCTGTCGGCCTGTCTTGCAATATTTTGGACAGGGGGTCGGGGCGAAATAAAAAAAAAGAAAAACGATACTTTTTTGTGCTGAAAAATCTTTGTGATTTGTTGGCAAAATCACTATTTTTGTGACTCCAAAAAAAGAACAAAATCACAACGATATGGCTGAAAATAAGAAAATCAAAACCGCACTGGTATCGGTTTATCACAAAGACGGACTGGACGAGATTCTGAAAAAACTGCATGGCGACGGCGTGGAGTTTATATCGACCGGTGGTACACAATCATTTATCGAGTCGCTCGGCATTCCCTGCCGCAGTGTCGAAAGCCTCACGGGCTATCCCTCGATATTGGGCGGCCGCGTGAAAACGTTGCACCCCAAGGTCTTTGGCGGCATACTCAATCGTCGCGAGGTAGAAGGCGACCGGGAGCAGATTGCCGAATATGAAATTCCCGAAATCGACTTGGTTATCGTAGACCTTTATCCCTTCGAGGAGACGGTGGCTTCGGGAGCCGATGAAAGTGCCATCATCGAGAAAATCGATATAGGCGGCATCTCCCTCATTCGTGCCGCTGCCAAAAATTTCAAGGACGTCGTTATCGTTGCTTCCAAGGCACAATACGCTCCTCTGCTCGATATGCTCAACGAGAAAGGTGCCAACTCTTCGCTCGAAGACCGTTACTGGTTTGCCAAGGAGGCATTTGCCGTGTCTTCGGGATACGACACCGCCATATTCAACTATTTCGATGGCGGAAATTACTCGGCCTTCCGTGCCGCCTGCAACGACTCCAAACCGTTGCGTTATGGTGAGAACCCCCACCAGAAAGGATTCTTCTTCGGCAACTTCGACGACATGTTCGAGCAGCTTCATGGCAAGGAAATATCCTACAACAACCTGCTCGACATCGATGCGGCGGTATCGCTCATCTCCGAGTTCGATGAATTGACATTTGCCATACTGAAACACAACAATGCCTGTGGTCTCGCTTCGCGTCCCACGTTGCTCGAAGCCTGGAAAGATGCCTTGGCCGGTGACCCCGTATCGGCGTTTGGCGGTGTGCTGGTGACCAATGCCGTGGTCGATGCCGCTACGGCCGAGGAGATAAACAAACTCTTCTTCGAAGTCATCATCGCTCCCGGTTATGAGCAGGCCGCTCTCGATATTTTCTATCAAAAGAAAAACCGTATCGTGCTTGTGCAGAAAAAAGCACCCGAAGCCACCATACAATTCCGTTCGCTGCTCAATGGCGTGCTGATGCAAGAAAAAGACTTGCACCGGGAGTCGCCCGAGGAGTTGAGACAAATCACCGAAAAAGCTGTGACGCCGGAGGAAATCGAGGACTTGTTGTTTGCCAACAAGATTGTGAAACACAGCAAATCAAACTCTATCGTTTTGGCCAAGGGCAAACAACTCTATGCCAGTGGCGTGGGACAGACGTCGCGCGTCGACTCGCTGCGTCAGGCCATCGAGAAGGCCAAGTCGTTCAATTTCGACCTCAAAGGCGCTGTCATGGCTTCCGATGCTTTCTTCCCCTTCCCCGATTGCGTGGAGATCGCCCACAAGGAAGGCATCGACACGGTAATACAACCCGGCGGCTCGGTACGCGATGACCTTACCATCGACTATTGCAACCAGAACGGCATTGCCATGGTATTTACGGGAATCCGTCACTTCAAACACTAATCTTTTCCAACCTACGACAAAATATGGGATTTTTCTCTTTCAATCAAGAAATAGCCATTGACTTGGGCACGGCCAACACGATTATTCTCTACAACGACAAAATCGTGGTCGATGCCCCTTCCATGGTCGCTCTCGACAACCGCACGGGTAAACTCAAAGCTGTCGGCCATGAGGCACAGGCCATGTATGGCCGCGCCCCCGAAAACATTCGCGTGATACGTCCGTTGCAGAACGGTGTGATTGCCGACTTCAACGCTGCCGAGCAGATGATGCGCGGCATGATGAAGATGGTCTCCATGCGCAACACCCTCTTCTCTTCGTCGCTGCGCATGGTCGTGTGCATTCCGTCGGGCAGTACCGAGGTTGAGATTCGTGCCGTGCGCGACTCTTCGGAGCACGTTGGCGGCCGTGATGTGTATATGATTTACGAGCCGATGGCCGCCGCCATCGGTGTGGGTATCGACGTGGAAGCCCCCGAAGGCAACATGATTGTCGACATAGGAGGCGGTACCACCGAGATTGCCGTCATCTCCTTGGGCGGCATCGTCACCAACAAGTCGATACGCGTGGCAGGAGACGAGTTCAATGAAGACATTCGCGAGTATATGGGTCGCCAGTACAACATCAAGTTGGGCGAACGCACGGCGGAGTTGATAAAAATCAATGTCGGTTCGGCCCTGAACGAGCTCGAAAATCCCCCCGAGGATTATATCGTGCACGGCCCCAACCGCATGACCTCTCTGCCCATGGAGTTGCCGGTAACCTATCAAGACGTGGCGCATTGCATCGAAAAGTCGGTTTCGAAAATCGAAGCCGCCGTGTTGAGCGCCCTCGATTCCACGCCTCCCGAGCTCTATGCCGATATTGTGCGCAACGGTATCTATCTCACCGGTGGCGGGGCATTGCTCCGAGGTCTCGACAAACGTCTCACCGACAAAATCGGCATCGCCTTCCATGTCGCCGAAGACCCCTTGCTCGCTGTTGCCCGCGGAACAGGTATCGCCTTGAAAAATGTCGACAAATTTTCTTTCCTGATGCGCTGATGGTAAAACCGGGACAGACTATTCCGAATGCGTAAACTGTTACAATTCTTCCTGCGACACAGTTCGCTATTTGTCTATCTCTGTTATGCGGCGCTCTGTTTCATTCTGATTATGGGTTTCAACCCTTACCAGCAGAGCGTCTATTTCAGTTCAGCCAGTCGGGTGGCCGGTAGCCTCTATGCTCTCTCGGGAGCCGTTACCGGATACTTCGGATTGCATAAGGCAAACGACGAGCTATTGGCTCAGAACGGTAAGCTCCAAGACGAGCTTGCCGTTCTGCGTAATACTCTTGCGCTGTATCAAGTGCAAGACACGCTTTCGCCGCGGTCGTTGCCGGTGTTGCAAGGTGACACCTCGCATAGGGCCATTGCCCAGGTTATCAATAACAGTATTGCCCGCAAAAACAACTACATCACCATCGATAAGGGAATGCGCGACGGCGTTTTCCCCGAGATGGGGCTCGTCGACCATAACGGCGTCGTGGGGGTCATCTCTTCGGCGTCGGACCATTATGCCGTGGCCCTGTCGTTGCTCAACCCCAATCTGCGCATCAGTTGCAAAATCAAGAACACGCAGCATATCGGTTCATTGGTTTGGGACGGCAATGATATTTCCTGTGCCGGCTTGGAGGAGTTGCCCGAGTACATCGATGTGCAGGTGGGCGACACGGTGGTGACCAGCGGCTATTCGGGCGCATTTCCCGAAGGTCTTGTCGTGGGCTATG
This genomic window contains:
- a CDS encoding U32 family peptidase, with product MIQPRKIELLAPARTADIGIEAILHGADAVYIGGPSFGARAAAANSVGEIARLADFAHRYEARVYVTLNTLLYDEELKPAERLIGELYRAGIDALLVQDMAVLRLDIPPVALHASTQTDNRSVEKVRFLHDVGFSRVVLARELSGKEICSIADAVPVELEVFVHGALCVSYSGQCYLSRALSGRSANRGECAQCCRLPYTLLDADGRPLIRDKHLLSLKDMNRSDRLEALLDAGVTSLKIEGRLKDLSYVKNVTAWYRQRLDELFARRPEYRAASAGRVECFFEPDPRKSFNRGFTRYFFDGPSEKGLGSPDTPKSLGEPLGRVLAVRGASLSVEKGAPLHNGDGLCFLNAKGVFEGFRVNRVEGTTLYPLEKPSLTPGTMLYRNYDHLFEQLLQKKSARRRIAVDLLFYEIPRGFALKVTDESGCSAVVARCWEKEEARTPQDDNQKKQLSRLGDTPFEARSVAISMRGKSYFIPSSLLADLRREAIDRLVQVRQMAYRRPRRRGEAAVAYPASSLSYLGNVSNALARAFYHAHGVENIEPAYECLPVEEGALMFTRFCIKRQWGKCPREKRSAQDREGWKEPLYLQYRDTRLRLEFDCARCQMRLYRVTPSRG
- a CDS encoding alpha/beta hydrolase: MLAVMAALSVGAASWAQEPLRIPVWPNGPAEDNGITAEEKITKEGRVVNSRTAELFVYLPAPEKNTGAAVVICPGGGYARQAMQHEGTMFAQMLVDKGVAGIILKYRLPNGHHAIPLADAQEAMRVVRRHADEWKINPSKVGIAGFSAGGHVASTLGTHCDSTCRPDFMLLFYPVVTMGKLTHAGSRDNLLGDQKNDAALVARYSNELQVSASTPPALFLLSDDDKSVPPANSVQMYLRMKELGIPSAMYIFPEGGHGWGCRPTFAYYEQWTQLMWRWLKNRQFIP
- a CDS encoding rod shape-determining protein, which encodes MGFFSFNQEIAIDLGTANTIILYNDKIVVDAPSMVALDNRTGKLKAVGHEAQAMYGRAPENIRVIRPLQNGVIADFNAAEQMMRGMMKMVSMRNTLFSSSLRMVVCIPSGSTEVEIRAVRDSSEHVGGRDVYMIYEPMAAAIGVGIDVEAPEGNMIVDIGGGTTEIAVISLGGIVTNKSIRVAGDEFNEDIREYMGRQYNIKLGERTAELIKINVGSALNELENPPEDYIVHGPNRMTSLPMELPVTYQDVAHCIEKSVSKIEAAVLSALDSTPPELYADIVRNGIYLTGGGALLRGLDKRLTDKIGIAFHVAEDPLLAVARGTGIALKNVDKFSFLMR
- a CDS encoding DUF3332 domain-containing protein; this translates as MKKKLIVALAVLVSGSLMFSSCIGSFGLTNKVFSWNKSVGEKWVNEIVFVAFCILPVYELTVIADALVINSIEFWSGSNPLADNVRHIEGENGDYLVESNANGYVITDEATQEKIELTYNSEEDSWAVNGVTFLTFVDDNYVNVYAGDGEMMQVEKSEAGLMAYKAVANSYMACK
- the purH gene encoding bifunctional phosphoribosylaminoimidazolecarboxamide formyltransferase/IMP cyclohydrolase, with the protein product MAENKKIKTALVSVYHKDGLDEILKKLHGDGVEFISTGGTQSFIESLGIPCRSVESLTGYPSILGGRVKTLHPKVFGGILNRREVEGDREQIAEYEIPEIDLVIVDLYPFEETVASGADESAIIEKIDIGGISLIRAAAKNFKDVVIVASKAQYAPLLDMLNEKGANSSLEDRYWFAKEAFAVSSGYDTAIFNYFDGGNYSAFRAACNDSKPLRYGENPHQKGFFFGNFDDMFEQLHGKEISYNNLLDIDAAVSLISEFDELTFAILKHNNACGLASRPTLLEAWKDALAGDPVSAFGGVLVTNAVVDAATAEEINKLFFEVIIAPGYEQAALDIFYQKKNRIVLVQKKAPEATIQFRSLLNGVLMQEKDLHRESPEELRQITEKAVTPEEIEDLLFANKIVKHSKSNSIVLAKGKQLYASGVGQTSRVDSLRQAIEKAKSFNFDLKGAVMASDAFFPFPDCVEIAHKEGIDTVIQPGGSVRDDLTIDYCNQNGIAMVFTGIRHFKH
- a CDS encoding aspartate--ammonia ligase — translated: MSLIIPKHYTPKLLPETTEQAIKGLKDSFQRALAKNLNLRRVTAPLFVLSGTGINDDLNGVERAVKFPIKCMGDRQAEVVHSLAKWKRLKLGAYRIAPGYGLYTDMNAIRSDEELDNLHSLYVDQWDWEKSITEDDRNLDYLKNTVRKIYKALKDTEAELYEIHPHITPMLPEDIVFIHSEELLQMYPGLSPKAREYEAARKYGAIFIIGIGGKLSNGEPHDGRAPDYDDWTTRNSDGYYGLNGDIILWNSVLECPFEISSMGIRVDEKALRKQLEICGCTDRLNLDFHKALIRGDMPLSIGGGIGQSRLCMYLLQKAHIGEVQASIWPEEQIAECMKHNIYLI
- a CDS encoding Dabb family protein; translation: MIKHIVLFKLKNDIEPSQKEVLKQDFKRALEALSGKIDCLRSIEVGLNDNPEESFDIALTTTFDTFDDLRHYANHPAHLAAAAIIKEAKEARACVDYIF
- the metA gene encoding homoserine O-succinyltransferase; protein product: MPLNIPSKLPAVEILKSENIFVMDSSRASTQDIRPLRIIILNLMPLKITTETDLIRLLSNTPLQLEIDFLKIAGHVSKNTPVEHMMAFYKEFSEVCRQRYDGMIITGAPVEHMPFEEVSYWDEVSTIFDWARTHVTSTMYICWAAQAGLYHHYGIPKYPLDEKLFGVFSHSISPAGKNLPLFRGFDDEFFIPHSRHTAIHADDVRRCPELSIMAEGEISGPAVVIARNGREIFLTGHSEYAPDTLGNEYRRDLDKGLPIKMPQNYFRDNDPSQAPLVRWRAHANLLFSNWLNYYVYQETPYNIEDIR
- the mreC gene encoding rod shape-determining protein MreC, translated to MRKLLQFFLRHSSLFVYLCYAALCFILIMGFNPYQQSVYFSSASRVAGSLYALSGAVTGYFGLHKANDELLAQNGKLQDELAVLRNTLALYQVQDTLSPRSLPVLQGDTSHRAIAQVINNSIARKNNYITIDKGMRDGVFPEMGLVDHNGVVGVISSASDHYAVALSLLNPNLRISCKIKNTQHIGSLVWDGNDISCAGLEELPEYIDVQVGDTVVTSGYSGAFPEGLVVGYVEDAHKVKKNNFYVLTVRLAADFPALNFVRVVEHRKPAEQVRLEEEVQHYE